One window of Candidatus Methylocalor cossyra genomic DNA carries:
- a CDS encoding FAD/NAD(P)-binding protein, which yields MNASSLSEIAIVGAGFSGTLVAAHLLRQARTPLTIHLIDRDPQQFGRGVAYSSTLGCHLLNVPAANMSAFPDQPQHFLRWAEAREASLLDPPWVTEIGPTSFLPRRAYGDYLCWLLDEAERAAAAGVRLERWIDKARGLTLMPEGVVLELASGVRLRVAKAVLALGNFPPGNPPVADPGFYRSARYHRNPWRPGVLTALLETESCLLIGSGLTMVDWAITLNQAGYRGTIHIVSRRGLWPKPHRLGPPAACAIDPERDPPSVRVWLRAIRRHSEAGDWRAVIDALRPHNQTLWQRLPPAEQRRFLRHLRPFWDLHRHRVAPVVAERLQALAESGQVVRHVGRIRAYRESGDGVTVSLQARDGGRPSTLRVQAVVNCSGSESNYRRLESALVRDLLGRGLVRPDALALGLEAGPEGALVGADGTLSDRLFTLGPPKKGLLWETTAVPEVRVQAARLAAFLLGEADRR from the coding sequence TTGAACGCATCTTCCCTTTCCGAAATCGCTATCGTCGGCGCCGGCTTCAGCGGTACGCTGGTGGCGGCGCACCTCCTGCGCCAGGCCCGAACGCCGCTGACCATCCACCTCATCGACCGCGATCCGCAGCAATTCGGGCGCGGCGTGGCCTACAGCTCGACCTTAGGCTGCCACCTCCTCAATGTGCCGGCGGCCAACATGAGCGCCTTTCCCGACCAGCCGCAGCACTTCCTGCGCTGGGCCGAGGCCCGGGAGGCCAGTTTGCTCGACCCGCCCTGGGTGACCGAGATCGGTCCGACCAGTTTTCTGCCCCGCCGGGCCTACGGCGATTATCTGTGCTGGCTGCTGGACGAGGCCGAACGGGCCGCGGCCGCGGGGGTTCGCCTGGAGCGCTGGATCGACAAGGCGAGGGGGCTGACCCTGATGCCGGAGGGGGTGGTGCTGGAGCTCGCTTCCGGCGTCCGGCTGCGGGTTGCCAAGGCGGTCTTGGCGCTGGGCAATTTTCCGCCGGGCAATCCCCCCGTCGCCGACCCCGGCTTCTACCGGAGCGCCCGCTATCACCGCAATCCTTGGCGGCCCGGGGTCTTGACCGCGTTGCTCGAGACGGAATCCTGCCTGCTGATCGGCAGCGGCTTGACCATGGTGGATTGGGCGATCACCCTGAACCAGGCCGGTTACCGGGGGACCATCCACATCGTCTCACGGCGCGGACTTTGGCCCAAGCCCCATCGGCTCGGGCCGCCGGCCGCCTGTGCCATCGACCCGGAGCGGGATCCGCCCTCGGTGCGGGTGTGGCTGCGGGCGATCCGCCGGCACAGCGAGGCGGGCGATTGGCGTGCGGTGATCGACGCCCTTCGGCCCCACAACCAGACCCTATGGCAGCGCCTGCCGCCGGCCGAGCAGCGGCGGTTCCTGCGCCACCTGCGGCCGTTCTGGGATCTGCACCGGCATCGGGTCGCCCCGGTGGTGGCGGAGCGGTTGCAGGCCCTTGCCGAGTCGGGGCAGGTGGTGCGCCATGTGGGGCGCATCCGGGCCTATCGGGAATCCGGGGACGGGGTCACGGTCTCGCTCCAGGCTCGGGATGGCGGCCGGCCGAGCACTCTCCGGGTGCAGGCGGTGGTGAATTGCTCCGGCTCGGAAAGCAATTACCGCCGCCTGGAAAGCGCTCTGGTCAGGGACCTGCTCGGGCGGGGCCTGGTGCGCCCGGACGCCCTGGCCCTGGGGTTAGAGGCGGGTCCAGAGGGTGCCCTGGTGGGGGCGGACGGCACCCTCTCCGACCGGCTGTTCACCCTCGGCCCGCCGAAAAAGGGTCTGCTCTGGGAAACCACCGCGGTTCCCGAGGTGCGGGTACAGGCGGCACGCCTCGCGGCATTCCTCCTCGGCGAGGCGGACCGGCGGTAG